The Montipora foliosa isolate CH-2021 chromosome 1, ASM3666993v2, whole genome shotgun sequence genome has a window encoding:
- the LOC137974321 gene encoding cytochrome b5-like isoform X2 has product METLQDQTEEIVLSKPGKFSLEDVSRHADPSSCWIVIQDGVYDVTRFLAEHPGGSEIILEHAGLDATSVFQDIGHSTEARNMLIKYYIGELKEEDRIRLNSNASP; this is encoded by the exons ATGGAAACCCTGCAAGACCAGACGGAGGAGATAGTTTTATCTAAGCCTGGAAAATTTTCGTTGGAGGATGTTTCTCGCCATGCTGATCCAAGTTCGTGTTGGATTGTGATCCAAGATGGAGTATATGACGTCACACGCTTTTTGGCGGAG caTCCAGGTGGGAGTGAAATTATACTGGAACATGCTG GCCTGGATGCCACTTCTGTGTTCCAAGACATCGGTCATTCGACAGAGGCAAGGAATATGCTCATTAAATACTACATTGGTGAGCTAAAGGAG GAAGACAGAATCCGCCTCAACAGCAATGCCAGCCCTTGA
- the LOC137974321 gene encoding doublecortin domain-containing protein 2-like isoform X1, with the protein MTSIASIIPPSVTVKVYKNGNNTFLGKNLVINRRCTKTMEALYDQITTHISAFNAVRKICTPIGGRPVQNLESIKNKCVYVAAGREEFKKLNYADLGVSKQRSPRKKNNTLRRAIIVAEGRHKMDYEWGKRDLKILYVFCNGDVFKPKVKVVLQKRFQQNMEQILSIVQEHVTMAAAIAALYTMDGKLISSPSELITGSDYVAVERGRAFKRMNYGGGISPWLKSPRVRVLPHIGNGQLTNTGQFLKRKRRKSQITSTVGNVFNATGLMKEKADEVRETRQAKDEKLMDLIPTEDIIEEMLDLEENVEEDQGSKSQLQV; encoded by the coding sequence atgacatcgaTAGCCTCGATTATCCCTCCTTCAGTGACCGTTAAAGTTTACAAGAATGGTAACAATACGTTTCTGGGCAAAAATCTTGTCATCAACAGACGCTGTACAAAGACAATGGAAGCCTTGTATGATCAGATAACCACCCATATTTCGGCGTTTAACGCCGTAAGAAAAATCTGCACGCCAATAGGTGGTCGGCCGGTGCAGAATCTTGAGAGTATTAAAAACAAGTGCGTCTACGTTGCTGCTGGGAGAGAAGAGtttaaaaagttaaattatGCTGATCTCGGCGTATCAAAACAGCGGTCACCTCGTAAAAAGAACAATACACTCCGAAGAGCTATTATTGTTGCGGAAGGAAGGCATAAAATGGATTACGAGTGGGGAAAACGTGATTTAAAAATCCTTTATGTGTTTTGTAATGGAGACGTGTTCAAACCTAAAGTAAAAGTAGTACTACAAAAGCGATTTCAACAAAATATGGAGCAGATTTTAAGTATTGTTCAAGAACACGTTACTATGGCTGCAGCTATTGCCGCTCTTTATACTATGGATGGTAAACTTATTTCATCCCCCAGTGAGTTAATCACAGGCAGCGATTACGTGGCGGTAGAAAGGGGGCGAGCTTTTAAAAGGATGAATTATGGTGGAGGCATTTCCCCGTGGTTAAAAAGTCCTCGAGTGCGGGTTTTGCCTCATATAGGGAATGGCCAACTAACAAACACAGGtcagtttctgaaaagaaagagGCGAAAGTCGCAAATAACCTCAACAGTTGGAAATGTGTTTAATGCGACCGGCTTGATGAAGGAAAAAGCAGACGAGGTTAGAGAAACACGCCAAGCGAAAGACGAAAAGCTGATGGATTTGATTCCGACGGAAGATATTATTGAAGAGATGCTTGATCTGGAGGAGAATGTGGAGGAGGACCAGGGTAGTAAGTCACAACTGCAGGTGTGA